The following are encoded together in the Blautia obeum ATCC 29174 genome:
- the rpsI gene encoding 30S ribosomal protein S9 translates to MASAKFYGTGRRKKSIARVYLTPGTGKITINKRDIDEYFGLETLKVIVRQPLAATETEGKFDVLVNVKGGGYTGQAGAIRHGVARALLEADAEYRPVLKAAGFLTRDPRMKERKKYGLKAARRAPQFSKR, encoded by the coding sequence TTGGCTAGCGCAAAATTCTACGGAACAGGAAGAAGAAAAAAATCAATCGCAAGAGTTTACCTTACACCTGGTACAGGCAAAATCACAATTAATAAAAGAGATATCGACGAATACTTCGGATTAGAGACTCTGAAAGTTATCGTTCGTCAGCCACTGGCTGCAACAGAAACAGAAGGAAAATTTGACGTTCTCGTTAACGTTAAAGGTGGCGGATACACAGGACAGGCTGGTGCCATCAGACATGGTGTTGCAAGAGCCCTTCTTGAAGCAGATGCTGAATACAGACCAGTTCTTAAAGCTGCTGGATTCCTTACACGTGATCCACGTATGAAAGAACGTAAGAAATACGGTCTCAAAGCAGCTCGTAGAGCACCGCAGTTCTCTAAACGATAA
- the rplM gene encoding 50S ribosomal protein L13: MQTYMANPDKIERKWYVVDAEGCTLGRLASGVASVLRGKNKPQFTPHVDTGDYVIIVNADKVKVTGKKMDQKIYYHHSDYVGGMKETTLKEMMAKKPEKVIELAVKGMLPKGPLGRTMYKKLFVYAGPEHKHEAQKPETLTF, encoded by the coding sequence ATGCAGACTTATATGGCTAATCCAGATAAAATCGAAAGAAAATGGTATGTAGTTGACGCTGAAGGCTGTACACTGGGCCGTCTGGCATCTGGTGTTGCTAGCGTATTAAGAGGAAAGAACAAACCGCAGTTCACACCACACGTTGATACAGGTGATTATGTGATCATCGTTAACGCTGATAAAGTTAAAGTAACTGGTAAGAAAATGGATCAGAAGATTTACTATCATCACTCCGATTATGTTGGTGGAATGAAAGAAACCACATTAAAAGAAATGATGGCTAAGAAACCGGAGAAGGTTATCGAGCTGGCAGTTAAAGGTATGCTTCCAAAAGGACCTCTGGGAAGAACCATGTACAAGAAACTTTTCGTTTATGCCGGACCAGAGCACAAACATGAAGCTCAGAAACCGGAAACCTTAACATTTTAA
- a CDS encoding DMT family transporter: MSGLKIKQEWMQKTVVVWFGALLCCLLWGSAFPCIKIGYRLFEVDAADTASQILFAGCRFTLAGILAAGIGSVMEGRFLRPERKAAKEIIWLSLLQTIIQYFFFYMGLAHTSGVKASIIEAVNVFIAILVAGFLFHQEKITSRKITGCILGFAGVVLINLNGMNFQFSLAGEGAIFFSTIAYAFSSVFVKKFSQKFNPVMLSAYQFIIGGIVLMAAGGVMGGHITKVTPSGIGLLVYLALVSAVAYSLWGILLKYNPVSRVTVFGFMNPVFGVLLSALLLGETDQASGILGLLSLLLVSVGIYVVNSGK; the protein is encoded by the coding sequence ATGAGTGGATTAAAAATAAAACAGGAATGGATGCAGAAAACAGTTGTTGTCTGGTTTGGCGCACTTTTATGCTGTCTGTTGTGGGGAAGTGCATTTCCCTGTATCAAAATTGGATATCGGCTGTTTGAAGTCGATGCAGCGGATACGGCATCGCAGATCCTTTTTGCCGGCTGCAGATTCACGCTGGCAGGAATTCTGGCAGCTGGGATTGGAAGTGTAATGGAGGGACGTTTTTTACGTCCGGAGAGAAAAGCAGCAAAAGAAATTATCTGGTTAAGTCTGCTTCAGACGATCATTCAGTATTTCTTTTTTTATATGGGACTTGCACATACCAGTGGAGTAAAAGCTTCTATTATAGAAGCGGTGAATGTATTTATTGCGATTCTGGTAGCCGGATTTTTGTTTCATCAGGAAAAGATTACATCAAGAAAAATCACCGGCTGTATTCTGGGATTTGCAGGAGTAGTATTGATTAATCTGAATGGAATGAACTTTCAGTTCAGTCTTGCAGGAGAGGGAGCCATTTTCTTTTCTACGATCGCTTATGCATTTTCTTCGGTGTTTGTAAAGAAATTTTCTCAGAAATTTAATCCGGTCATGCTCAGTGCTTATCAGTTTATTATCGGAGGAATCGTGCTTATGGCAGCAGGAGGCGTTATGGGCGGACATATTACAAAAGTGACACCAAGTGGAATCGGACTGCTGGTTTATCTGGCGCTGGTTTCAGCAGTGGCATATTCCCTCTGGGGCATTCTTCTGAAATATAATCCGGTTTCAAGAGTTACAGTATTTGGATTTATGAATCCGGTATTTGGCGTGCTTCTTTCGGCACTTCTGCTGGGCGAAACAGATCAGGCATCCGGAATATTGGGATTGCTTTCACTTCTGCTTGTAAGTGTTGGAATTTATGTGGTAAACAGTGGAAAGTGA
- a CDS encoding TetR/AcrR family transcriptional regulator, with protein MSNITKHALAESLKKLLLKKPLNKITINDLTTDCGISRMAFYYHFKDIYDLVEWACLEESRKALQGKKTYDTWQKGLLQIFEAVYENKPFIINAYNAISREQIENFLFQLTHDLIMSVVEEQARSTSLTQEQKSFIADFYKYSFVGIMLDWIRQGMKSDYTDIWKNMCITIHGNITNSIQNFTKHAK; from the coding sequence ATGTCAAATATCACCAAACATGCTCTGGCAGAATCCCTGAAAAAACTTCTTCTCAAAAAGCCGCTGAACAAAATCACGATCAACGATCTGACCACCGACTGTGGCATCAGCCGTATGGCTTTTTATTATCATTTCAAAGATATCTACGATCTGGTCGAATGGGCATGTCTCGAAGAATCACGTAAAGCTCTCCAGGGAAAAAAGACCTATGATACCTGGCAGAAAGGACTTCTTCAGATTTTTGAAGCAGTCTATGAAAACAAACCTTTCATTATAAATGCTTACAACGCAATCAGTCGGGAACAGATTGAGAATTTTCTCTTCCAGCTGACCCACGACCTGATCATGAGTGTCGTCGAAGAGCAGGCAAGATCCACTTCCCTTACGCAGGAACAGAAAAGTTTTATCGCAGATTTTTATAAATACAGTTTTGTCGGCATCATGCTCGACTGGATCCGACAGGGAATGAAATCAGACTATACCGACATCTGGAAAAACATGTGCATCACAATCCATGGAAACATCACAAATTCTATTCAAAACTTTACAAAACATGCCAAATGA
- a CDS encoding oleate hydratase: MSKKGLKLGVALAAGAGAAAILTKTSQENKEIKATKAKKAEAARSDYRNTERGKYEKNSKGIYYTNGNYEAFARPEKPEGVDDKNAYIVGSGLASLAAACFLVRDGQMPGSHIHILEAMDITGGACDGIFDPTRGYVMRGGREMENHFECLWDLFRSIPSIETPGVSVLDEYYWLNKHDPNYSLCRATVNRGEDAHTDGKFNLSQKGCMEIMKLFMTKDEDLYDKTIEDVFDDEVFNSTFWLYWRTMFAFENWHSALEMKLYFQRFIHHIAGLPDFSALKFTKYNQYDSLILPMQKYLEDAGVDFQFNTEVTNVIFDFKDGKKIASAIECKVNGVEKGIVLTENDLVFVTNGSCTEGTIYGDQNHAPNGDAEVRTSGCWSLWKNIAAQDPSFGHPEKFCSDINKTNWESATVTTLDDKIIPYITDICKRDPRTGKVVTGGIVSCQDSKWLLSWTINRQGQFKDQDKDKVCVWVYGLFTDVPGDYIKKPMKDCTGKEITAEWLYHLGVPEDQIDELAEHSAVCVPTMMPYITAFFMPRTKGDRPDVIPDGCVNFAFLGQFADTPRDTVFTTEYSVRTAMEAVYGLLGVDRGVPEVWGSVYDIRELLSSSVKLMDGKSPLEIDIPGAGIIKKPLLHFIKGTVIEKVLRDYDVLKDGM; the protein is encoded by the coding sequence ATGTCTAAAAAAGGATTAAAACTTGGTGTTGCACTTGCAGCCGGAGCCGGCGCAGCAGCTATTCTTACCAAAACGTCTCAGGAAAATAAAGAGATCAAAGCTACAAAGGCCAAAAAAGCCGAAGCTGCCAGATCTGATTACCGCAACACAGAACGCGGCAAATATGAAAAGAACAGCAAAGGTATTTATTATACAAACGGTAACTACGAAGCATTCGCCCGTCCGGAAAAGCCAGAAGGCGTCGATGACAAAAACGCTTATATCGTAGGCAGCGGGCTTGCTTCACTCGCTGCTGCCTGCTTCCTCGTTCGTGACGGTCAGATGCCTGGTTCCCATATCCACATTCTGGAAGCTATGGACATCACCGGTGGTGCCTGCGATGGTATCTTTGATCCAACACGTGGCTATGTCATGAGAGGCGGCCGTGAAATGGAAAACCATTTCGAGTGTCTCTGGGATCTGTTCCGCAGCATTCCTTCTATTGAAACACCTGGTGTTTCCGTACTGGATGAATACTACTGGCTGAACAAACATGACCCAAACTATTCTCTTTGCCGTGCAACTGTAAATCGCGGAGAAGACGCTCATACAGACGGCAAATTCAACCTCAGCCAGAAGGGCTGTATGGAAATCATGAAGCTCTTTATGACTAAAGATGAAGACCTCTACGATAAGACCATCGAAGATGTTTTCGATGATGAAGTATTCAATTCCACCTTCTGGCTGTACTGGAGAACCATGTTTGCATTCGAAAACTGGCACAGTGCCCTGGAGATGAAGCTGTACTTCCAGCGTTTCATTCATCACATCGCAGGCCTTCCGGATTTCAGTGCACTTAAATTCACAAAATACAACCAGTATGATTCCCTGATCCTGCCTATGCAGAAATATCTGGAAGATGCTGGCGTTGACTTCCAGTTTAATACTGAAGTTACTAACGTTATCTTTGATTTCAAGGATGGCAAGAAGATTGCTTCTGCAATCGAATGCAAAGTCAACGGCGTAGAAAAAGGCATCGTCCTTACTGAAAATGACCTCGTATTTGTTACCAACGGAAGCTGTACAGAAGGCACGATCTACGGTGATCAGAACCATGCACCAAACGGTGATGCGGAAGTTCGTACAAGCGGCTGCTGGTCACTCTGGAAAAATATCGCAGCACAGGATCCGTCCTTCGGACATCCGGAAAAATTCTGCTCCGATATCAACAAGACCAACTGGGAATCCGCGACCGTCACAACTCTGGATGACAAGATCATTCCTTATATTACTGACATCTGCAAACGTGATCCGCGTACTGGCAAAGTTGTTACAGGTGGTATCGTAAGCTGTCAGGATTCCAAGTGGCTCTTAAGCTGGACCATCAACCGTCAGGGACAGTTCAAGGATCAGGACAAAGATAAGGTCTGCGTATGGGTTTATGGTCTGTTCACAGATGTACCTGGCGACTATATCAAGAAACCTATGAAAGACTGTACCGGTAAAGAGATCACCGCAGAGTGGCTGTATCATCTCGGTGTTCCGGAAGATCAGATTGATGAACTTGCTGAACACAGTGCAGTGTGCGTACCGACCATGATGCCTTATATCACCGCATTCTTCATGCCAAGAACCAAGGGTGACCGCCCGGATGTTATCCCGGATGGCTGTGTAAACTTCGCCTTCCTCGGTCAGTTCGCAGATACCCCGCGTGATACCGTATTCACCACAGAATACTCTGTCAGAACTGCGATGGAAGCTGTTTATGGACTCCTCGGTGTTGACCGTGGCGTACCGGAAGTATGGGGAAGCGTTTACGATATCCGTGAACTCTTAAGCAGCAGTGTGAAGCTGATGGATGGTAAATCTCCACTGGAAATTGATATTCCGGGAGCCGGCATCATTAAGAAACCTCTGCTCCACTTCATTAAGGGAACGGTGATCGAGAAAGTATTGAGAGACTATGATGTGCTGAAAGATGGAATGTAA
- a CDS encoding LacI family DNA-binding transcriptional regulator produces MKKITVSLIAEKAQVSPATVSRVLNHRELVKEPTIRRVEEAMRSLGCQIENTVTVSKETQPLIVLNIPGIENVFYQEIIRGARVSAKAHGCHLLIHESHLNKGNLLDFCNLLRRVDAAGVILLNRVSEEGLNQIRVIAPLVQCCEYNDHADYPYVSIDDARAAELATEYLLSNGGSKIALINGPGNFKYARRRQEGFMNALRNAEVMIPKQWIVQLPEVSYEMAYAAVCRLLNSDSRPNAFFTISDVFAAAVIRAAKRFHLHVPRDILVVGFDNIELSSMTSPSITTVNQPKFQMGYTACEMLLELMEDPHGEMKSLLLDTELVIREST; encoded by the coding sequence ATGAAGAAGATAACTGTTTCGTTAATTGCTGAGAAAGCACAGGTATCACCGGCAACGGTATCAAGAGTTCTGAATCACAGAGAACTGGTGAAAGAGCCAACAATACGACGGGTAGAGGAAGCAATGCGTTCTCTGGGCTGTCAGATAGAAAATACAGTCACAGTTTCGAAGGAGACACAGCCGTTGATCGTTCTGAACATTCCGGGAATCGAGAATGTATTTTATCAGGAGATCATCCGGGGTGCGAGAGTATCTGCAAAGGCACATGGATGCCATCTGCTGATCCATGAATCACATCTGAATAAAGGGAATCTGCTGGATTTCTGCAATCTTCTGCGGAGAGTGGATGCAGCAGGCGTGATTCTTCTGAATCGTGTTTCGGAAGAGGGCCTGAATCAGATACGAGTGATCGCTCCGCTGGTACAGTGCTGTGAATATAATGACCATGCGGATTACCCATATGTCAGTATTGATGACGCCAGAGCTGCAGAACTTGCAACGGAATATCTTCTGTCAAATGGAGGAAGTAAGATCGCGCTGATCAACGGACCGGGAAACTTCAAATATGCAAGAAGACGTCAGGAAGGATTTATGAATGCACTTCGTAACGCGGAGGTCATGATCCCGAAGCAGTGGATCGTGCAGCTGCCGGAAGTAAGCTATGAGATGGCTTATGCAGCGGTGTGCAGATTATTGAACTCTGACAGCAGACCGAATGCATTTTTTACCATATCCGATGTTTTTGCAGCGGCAGTGATCCGTGCGGCGAAGCGTTTTCACCTGCATGTACCGCGGGATATTCTGGTGGTTGGATTTGATAATATTGAGTTATCCTCTATGACCTCACCTTCGATCACAACTGTGAATCAGCCGAAATTTCAGATGGGTTATACAGCCTGTGAGATGTTATTGGAACTGATGGAAGATCCTCATGGGGAAATGAAATCGCTTTTACTTGATACAGAACTGGTGATCAGGGAATCAACATAA
- a CDS encoding ABC transporter permease, with translation MSKKNTAVPGRIAGFLGENSYIIVFVAIFIVYALTTNGLTWSGMMNVFRHSAVIGIIGLGMGLICITGEIDLSVGSMLALDGGFSVIIFNMTNSIILTFLFAVLFGAFCGLINGVMVGWIQMPAFIVTLATMLIYRSFAQYFCQHVDKALIGGGSSVYKMANSQSSYQTLYNFGNGKVSTIPIVGLILIIMTLVFVYITTSTKYGKKVYAVGSNMKGAQMAGINTAVVKISVFVIAGALVGIGAFLWIAMNASADPATTGNSYEMYAIAAAVLGGISMSGGKGKCLGILFGAMSYTIIDKIIVSLKMDSLINNAIKGIILLIVIMVQIVGPQIKQKFKKTE, from the coding sequence ATGAGTAAAAAGAATACAGCAGTTCCTGGACGTATCGCAGGATTTTTGGGAGAAAATAGTTATATCATTGTTTTTGTGGCAATTTTTATCGTATATGCACTGACAACAAACGGACTGACCTGGAGCGGTATGATGAATGTATTTCGTCATTCTGCAGTAATTGGCATCATCGGATTGGGCATGGGACTGATCTGCATCACCGGTGAGATCGATCTTTCTGTTGGTTCCATGCTGGCTTTAGATGGTGGATTTTCTGTCATTATCTTTAACATGACAAACAGCATTATCCTCACATTTTTATTTGCAGTTCTGTTTGGCGCATTCTGCGGACTGATCAATGGCGTGATGGTAGGATGGATCCAGATGCCAGCATTTATCGTTACACTGGCAACGATGCTGATTTATCGTTCTTTTGCACAGTATTTCTGCCAGCATGTGGATAAAGCACTGATCGGGGGAGGAAGTTCTGTGTACAAGATGGCAAACAGCCAGTCCTCTTATCAGACACTTTATAATTTTGGTAATGGAAAAGTATCTACGATTCCGATCGTTGGTCTGATCCTTATTATCATGACACTTGTTTTTGTATATATCACAACAAGTACAAAATATGGCAAAAAAGTATATGCAGTAGGAAGTAACATGAAAGGTGCACAGATGGCGGGAATCAATACCGCGGTTGTGAAAATTTCTGTATTTGTGATCGCGGGTGCACTTGTTGGAATCGGTGCTTTTCTCTGGATTGCAATGAATGCTTCTGCTGACCCGGCAACGACAGGAAACAGTTATGAGATGTATGCTATCGCAGCAGCAGTCCTTGGTGGAATCAGTATGTCGGGTGGAAAAGGAAAATGTCTGGGAATTCTGTTTGGTGCAATGTCCTATACGATTATTGATAAAATTATTGTGTCCCTTAAAATGGACTCTCTTATTAACAACGCGATTAAAGGAATTATTCTGTTGATCGTCATCATGGTGCAGATTGTAGGTCCGCAGATCAAACAGAAATTCAAGAAGACAGAGTAG